The genomic DNA CACTCATGCTTTAACTATGGTTCTCAACTCTCTCATCGTCTTCCACTGCAGGGACGATTACTATTCCATCGCCTACGACTGATTTACCCTAGCTACCTAGGTTCACTCTAAGATCTATTTACATTGTGTTTCAATTGTTGCTGGGCTAAGGCCTTATAAAACTAACTAAAGCCGGGCTGggcttttgtaatatttttattttctctttctgcAATTAATAGAAAGctctttttcaagaaaaaaaaaacaataataaatgaaaagtcATCCAATTATCAATCAccgatattaaaaaaaaaaaagagatagttACAAATCGATGAATGCCAAAAAGATAGTATAATGAATTGAATCTTGTGTAAACTTTATGAATATGTGTTATACAAATTCttcaaacaaaattgaaagtAATATTTGTAACTTTATTATATctccaaactgaaaaaaaacttattttctttttttaaaaagaccaATAATTGTGTCTATTTTGCTCGgttgaagattttgattacGCAATTCATCTCCGTACCGTACCGAATAGATATATCGGTTAATGTAAGCAAAGTGACCTAACTAGTTGACACGTAGGATAACAAAAACGGCAATAAAACGGCGCCGTGTTAATCCCCAGCCTCAAATAAAAAATCTCCGATAACCTGATTTAGTTAAAAACTCCATTCACCGATATCAAAATCACGACggagaaaaaaaccctaaaaaaaatggAGGAAGAGACGAAGGAGAAGATCAAGAGTACTGTGAGAGAGATACTAAAGGAATCAGATATGAAAGAGATGACAGAGTTCAAAGTTCGTAAACTCGCTTCGGAGAAACTCGGTATCGATCTCTCTGAGACTTCTCACAAAGCTTATGTACGAAGCGTTGTGAACTCGTTccttgaagaagagagattgaaaGGTCCTAATGAAACAGAGGtgaatgagaaagaagaagaagtagaagaagaaggagatggtggaggaggtggtAAAGGAGCAAGCAAAGAGTTGGATGATGACGGCGATCTCATCATTTGCCGGGTTTGATTTCATTGCTCTCTTCCTTCAATTTcgattcttgattttgttgatttgtgtTGTGAATTGTGAGTTGAGTTTATgattttgctgttgttgttgttgttgtgtgttggtgTATAGCTATCGGATAAGAGAAGAGTGACGATTCAGGAATTTAAAGGAAAGACTTTGGTTTCCATTAGAGAGTATTACAAGAAAGATGGCAAAGAACTTCCCACTTCTAAGGGTACTTTTGAAAGCAAATCTCTCTCCTCTACTTCTAATAACAATTTTTgttaccaaaatcaaaatctctacTTGTGTGTGTCCAAATGCATTATCTATTGAGCATAGTGTGTGAAAAAATGTTTCTTTCAAAGTTGCCCACTTTTTGAGTTGCATCAGTGTTATTTTAAAGTCAATGGAGGGGACTGAGAGTTGCTATTGTTTTACTGTTTTAGTATAGGCTGAAAAGGTGATTTACTGATTAGAAAACCATTTTGGCTGATAAGTTTTTTGGGGAAGTTGACTTGAATGATTCGTCAGTTGATCTTTTTAATCGTAGTTTAGTCTAACCTCacatgttttgagtttgttctGTATTACAGATTTTAGActcttatatttttcaaatgatttttttttttttttttttttttttttttttttttttttttttttttttttttttttttttNTTGAGTAAGTCATTGTATATAGATTTGGTTTCAATCATTGTTCACACAATGTTTGTGATCCATTTCCCGTCTCTGATATATTATAATGTGTGATCCAGGAATAAGCTTAACAGATGAACAATGGTCAACCTTCAAGAAGAACATTCCAGCCATCGAAAAAGCTGTCAAGAAAATGGAATCGCGTGTCTGAAGAACATGTGGGGTACTCCTTCTTTAAACATGTGTGTCTGCTTAATTAGTGGGTTCCAGTGCTGATTACTTAATTTGTCTCATGTTACTgcgtttcttttgtttcttttcccgAATTGGTCGTTATGTGTTTCCCTCTCGAGGACCTAGCAAACAAGCTATTATATCCTGAGTAGGAGTAAACATTTCGGTTTGTGATCTTATCCCAACAAAACCAGAACCGGAGTAGAAACTATTCTGATTTGGTTTCGCCTTTGCATCTGAACCAACCGAAACTGAACCGTAGAGATTAATCCTAACAGAAAGACTACAAATACCCTCACTCGTTCATGTTTTCTCCTTTCCCAACAGGTTTACGTTTTGTACATTATACACTTTTTGCTTACAAGGATTACAAATAAGAAATCCGGCACAAAATCCGCAATCATCGAACCTAACAAAAGTAGTTCTCATTGTTTTTCCGGTTCTGGGATGATAGGCTTTTAACTCTGACCATGTCCGAGGCAGAGGTTGAAGAAACTAAAGCTTCTGCCGCAGCAAACTGGAGCTGATCAATCAAAGCGTGTGTATTGCCTTCAACCGCCAAAATCTCTTCGAGCTGCTTACTTCCGATCACAACTTTCGCTTTCCAAACTCCGTTCCTTCGTTGCGGCGACACTTGAATCTTCGGCCCAACTCCTATAGGGCTTGGCGTACCTTGTCCAACAAGGTACCCTAAGGATTTCTCCCTGGTTATTGGCAACGAGGTGCATCTCCTGCTTCTGTAATATTCTTCCATTATATCTCTTCTGGAATCTGTGTCATTTACGTTGACGAAACCACCACCATCGGATACTGCTCTTTGTGAACAATTCCCCATCTTCACACAAAAANNNNNNNNNNNNNNNNNNNNNNNNNNNNNNNNNNNNNNNNNNNNNNNNNNNNNNNNNNNNNNNNNNNNNNNNNNNNNNNNNNNNNNNNNNNNNNNNNNNNNNNNNNNNNNNNNNNNNNNNNNNNNNNNNNNNNNNNNNNNNNNNNNNNNNNNNNNNNNNNNNNNNNNNNNNNNNNNNNNNNNNNNNNNNNNNNNNNNNNNNNNNNNNNNNNNNNNNNNNNNNNNNNNNNNNNNNNNNNNNNNNNNNNNNNNNNNNNNNNNNNNNNNNNNNNNNNNNNNNNNNNNNNNNNNNNNNNNNNNNNNNNNNNNNNNNNNNNNNNNNNNNNNNNNNNNNNNNNNNNNNNNNNNNNNNNNNNNNNNNNNNNNNNNNNNNNNNNNNNNNNNNNNNNNNNNNNNNNNNNNNNNNNNNNNNNNNNNNNNNNNNNNNNNNNNNNNNNNNNNNNNNNNNNNNNNNNNNNNNNNNNNNNNNNNNNNNNNNNNNNNNNNNNNNNNNNNNNNNNNNNNNNNNNNNNNNNNNNNNNNNNNNNNNNNNNNNNNNNNNNNNNNNNNNNNNNNNNNNNNNNNNNNNNNNNNNNNNNNNNNNNNNNNNNNNNNNNNNNNNNNNNNNNNNNNNNNNNNNNNNNNNNNNNNNNNNNNNNNNNNNNNNNNNNNNNNNNNNNNNNNNNNNNNNNNNNNNNNNNNNNNNNNNNNNNNNNNNNNNNNNNNNNNNNNNNNNNNNNNNNNNNNNNNNNNNNNNNNNNNNNNNNNNNNNNNNNNNNNNNNNNNNNNNNNNNNNNNNNNNNNNNNNNNNNNNNNNNNNNNNNNNNNNNNNNNNNNNNNNNNNNNNNNNNNNNNNNNNNNNNNNNNNNNNNNNNNNNNNNNNNNNNNNNNNNNNNNNNNNNNNNNNNNNNNNNNNNNNNNNNNNNNNNNNNNNNNNNNNNNNNNNNNNNNNNNNNNNNNNNNNNNNNNNNNNNNNNNNNNNNNNNNNNNNNNNNNNNNNNNNNNNNNNNNNNNNNNNNNNNNNNNNNNNNNNNNNNNNNNNNNNNNNNNNNNNNNNNNNNNNNNNNNNNNNNNNNNNNNNNNNNNNNNNNNNNNNNNNNNNNNNNNNNNNNNNNNNNNNNNNNNNNNNNNNNNNNNNNNNNNNNNNNNNNNNNNNNNNNNNNNNNNNNNNNNNNNNNNNNNNNNNNNNNNNNNNNNNNNNNNNNNNNNNNNNNNNNNNNNNNNNNNNNNNNNNNNNNNNNNNNNNNNNNNNNNNNNNNNNNNNNNNNNNNNNNNNNNNNNNNNNNNNNNNNNNNNNNNNNNNNNNNNNNNNNNNNNNNNNNNNNNNNNNNNNNNNNNNNNNNNNNNNNNNNNNNNNNNNNNNNNNNNNNNNNNNNNNNNNNNNNNNNNNNNNNNNNNNNNNNNNNNNNNNNNNNNNNNNNNNNNNNNNNNNNNNNNNNNNNNNNNNNNNNNNNNNNNNNNNNNNNNNNNNNNNNNNNNNNNNNNNNNNNNNNNNNNNNNNNNNNNNNNNNNNNNNNNNNNNNNNNNNNNNNNNNNNNNNNNNNNNNNNNNNNNNNNNNNNNNNNNNNNNNNNNNNNNNNNNNNNNNNNNNNNNNNNNNNNNNNNNNNNNNNNNNNNNNNNNNNNNNNNNNNNNNNNNNNNNNNNNNNNNNNNNNNNNNNNNNNNNNNNNNNNNNNNNNNNNNNNNNNNNNNNNNNNNNNNNNNNNNNNNNNNNNNNNNNNNNNNNNNNNNNNNNNNNNNNNNNNNNNNNNNNNNNNNNNNNNNNNNNNNNNNNNNNNNNNNNNNNNNNNNNNNNNNNNNNNNNNNNNNNNNNNNNNNNNNNNNNNNNNNNNNNNNNNNNNNNNNNNNNNNNNNNNNNNNNNNNNNNNNNNNNNNNNNNNNNNNNNNNNNNNNNNNNNNNNNNNNNNNNNNNNNNNNNNNNNNNNNNNNNNNNNNNNNNNNNNNNNNNNNNNNNNNNNNNNNNNNNNNNNNNNNNNNNNNNNNNNNNNNNNNNNNNNNNNNNNNNNNNNNNNNNNNNNNNNNNNNNNNNNNNNNNNNNNNNNNNNNNNNNNNNNNNNNNNNNNNNNNNNNNNNNNNNNNNNNNNNNNNNNNNNNNNNNNNNNNNNNNNNNNNNNNNNNNNNNNNNNNNNNNNNNNNNNNNNNNNNNNNNNNNNNNNNNNNNNNNNNNNNNNNNNNNNNNNNNNNNNNNNNNNNNNNNNNNNNNNNNNNNNNNNNNNNNNNNNNNNNNNNNNNNNNNNNNNNNNNNNNNNNNNNNNNNNNNNNNNNNNNNNNNNNNNNNNNNNNNNNNNNNNNNNNNNNNNNNNNNNNNNNNNNNNNNNNNNNNNNNNNNNNNNNNNNNNNNNNNNNNNNNNNNNNNNNNNNNNNNNNNNNNNNNNNNNNNNNNNNNNNNNNNNNNNNNNNNNNNNNNNNNNNNNNNNNNNNNNNNNNNNNNNNNNNNNNNNNNNNNNNNNNNNNNNNNNNNNNNNNNNNNNNNNNNNNNNNNNNNNNNNNNNNNNNNNNNNNNNNNNNNNNNNNNNNNNNNNNNNNNNNNNNNNNNNNNNNNNNNNNNNNNNNNNNNNNNNNNNNNNNNNNNNNNNNNNNNNNNNNNNNNNNNNNNNNNNNNNNNNNNNNNNNNNNNNNNNNNNNNNNNNNNNNNNNNNNNNNNNNNNNNNNNNNNNNNNNNNNNNNNNNNNNNNNNNNNNNNNNNNNNNNNNNNNNNNNNNNNNNNNNNNNNNNNNNNNNNNNNNNNNNNNNNNNNNNNNNNNNNNNNNNNNNNNNNNNNNNNNNNNNNNNNNNNNNNNNNNNNNNNNNNNNNNNNNNNNNNNNNNNNNNNNNNNNNNNNNNNNNNNNNNNNNNNNNNNNNNNNNNNNNNNNNNNNNNNNNNNNNNNNNNNNNNNNNNNNNNNNNNNNNNNNNNNNNNNNNNNNNNNNNNNNNNNNNNNNNNNNNNNNNNNNNNNNNNNNNNNNNNNNNNNNNNNNNNNNNNNNNNNNNNNNNNNNNNNNNNNNNNNNNNNNNNNNNNNNNNNNNNNNNNNNNNNNNNNNNNNNNNNNNNNNNNNNNNNNNNNNNNNNNNNNNNNNNNNNNNNNNNNNNNNNNNNNNNNNNNNNNNNNNNNNNNNNNNNNNNNNNNNNNNNNNNNNNNNNNNNNNNNNNNNNNNNNNNNNNNNNNNNNNNNNNNNNNNNNNNNNNNNNNNNNNNNNNNNNNNNNNNNNNNNNNNNNNNNNNNNNNNNNNNNNNNNNNNNNNNNNNNNNNNNNNNNNNNNNNNNNNNNNNNNNNNNNNNNNNNNNNNNNNNNNNNNNNNNNNNNNNNNNNNNNNNNNNNNNNNNNNNNNNNNNNNNNATAGGGCTTGGCGTACCTTGTCCAACAAGGTACCCTAAGGATTTCTCCCTGGTTATTGGCAACGAGGTGCATCTCCTGCTTCTGTAATATTCTTCCATTATATCTCTTCTGGAATCTGTGTCAATTACGTTGACGAAACCACCACCATCGGATACTGCTCTTTGTGAACAATTCCCCATCttcacacaaaaaaactaaaacgaagaaagaaaaagatagcAGGTTTGATTTGACTGTTTTCCGTCAAGATAGGtctataaatactaaaatagagAGTATCTCTCGGACAAGAGATGATTAAGCAGTCTCTTCGTTGTCTCTTAATCACTGCATAGTCTGGTCTGCATGTGATACTCCACGCTGTGTATAATATTTATTCTTACCTTATCCTCTCATCCTTTGaaacttcattttctttaatttgtatctTTTGTTCTCTTGCTTTGTATTACTTTTCTCGTCTGGATAATCCTATAAATGCCAGCATTATAGTGCATCTGTATGTTAGCAAATATTTAAACAAGATATCTTCGGAATAGACTAACtgactaattattttttttctaatctatattaacatttttgaaatacattttgtgttatgcccttttagttatgcttatttaaaaatgtatttacaacattaactcttaaaatattttcaaaaaaatattacttcagattttgtttcttaaatattttactccctccgtttcataatatatgatgtttagagaagtatttttgtttcataatataggatgtttacaattttctatgcaactttttgattaattttatattttatatgatgcagtcttgtttataattggctaaactttataaaagtaaatttttcttaatatgcgtgttttaactaaaacatcctatattttgaaacggaggaagtacattacattccaactaaaaaaattgctgcaaaatcaatatgaaaacagaaactatgatttatttaaccacactttctattttgttttgaagatattctatctctgaatcatttgcaaaaaaaaaaaaacaatttgatttccattttgttttccaatacctgtgagctttgattcttaatataagaagaacttcgattcacatttatttaaatattataattaatatatataaacttaataaaaatttcaaatattacgaatatgtaaaattaaaaagttgaaaatattatataatatggttatatattagatgagttataaagaggacatgttagAATTAGTAATATATCaataaatttgtgctaacacgggttaaatccttattttattatttttcaatactattaatattagaatatttgacatataaaattaagttgatttaactaagattgtgtaacataattaaatcattaggaacaatgtgacttaatcataacatataaatgatttattatgtatttagatcccttatttatattattataataatttaaaatcaaaatagaatctcaaatactaaacaaaacaaactaaatataac from Camelina sativa cultivar DH55 chromosome 2, Cs, whole genome shotgun sequence includes the following:
- the LOC104720463 gene encoding RNA polymerase II transcriptional coactivator KELP → MEEETKEKIKSTVREILKESDMKEMTEFKVRKLASEKLGIDLSETSHKAYVRSVVNSFLEEERLKGPNETEVNEKEEEVEEEGDGGGGGKGASKELDDDGDLIICRLSDKRRVTIQEFKGKTLVSIREYYKKDGKELPTSKGISLTDEQWSTFKKNIPAIEKAVKKMESRV
- the LOC104749789 gene encoding uncharacterized protein LOC104749789, translated to MGNCSQRAVSDGGGFVNVNDTDSRRDIMEEYYRSRRCTSLPITREKSLGYLVGQGTPSPIGVGPKIQVSPQRRNGVWKAKVVIGSKQLEEILAVEGNTHALIDQLQFAAAEALVSSTSASDMVRVKSLSSQNRKNNENYFC